CGCAATATGAAAGCTGGGGCCTTCCCTTCGCGGTGCTGCTCGCCACCCCCACCGTGGTGCTGGGCACGATGGTCGGGATGCTGGTGCGGCATTTTGACCTCAACGTCTACGCGCAAATCGGCCTGGTCATGCTCATCGGGCTCTCCGCCAAAAACGCCATCCTGATTGTCGAATTCGCCAAAATGCGGCGCGAGGAAGGGAACGAAATTCTGGCCGCGGCGGTGGAGGGCTCAAAACTGCGCTTGCGGCCGATTCTCATGACCTCGTTCGCGTTCATTCTCGGCTGCGTGCCACTTATGCTGGCGTCTGGATCCGGCGCCGCATCACGCAGCACGATGGGCACCGGCGTGGTCTTCGGGATGACCATCGCTACGGCTGTGGGGTTGTTCCTCATCCCCGTCTGCTACGTGTTTGTGGAACGGATTGTGGAACGCACCGGCAAACACAAACCGGCAGCGGCTGCACCCATCTCGCCACCACAAACGGGAGAAGCGCACGTATGAACGGGGAAGGAAGAATGCAGAAGGAAGAATGCAGAAAAATCCTGCCGCTGCGGGGGCTTGGAATTTTAATGATCCTGCTTGCCGGTTGCAAAGTCGGGCCAAATTACCAGCGCCCAGCCGTGGATTCGCCGCAGGTTTTTCGCCGGGCGGCATCGGACGCGACCCTTTCTCATGGAACCAATTCCTTCGCGGACCTCGGCTGGTGGGATGTTTACGACGATCACCAGCTGAAAATCTACATCCGCGAGGCGCTGACGAATAATTGGGACGTGAAGATTGCCGCCGCGCGCGTGCTGGAGGCGGAAGCCTCCGCGCAAATCACGCGTTCACAGTTTTTCCCGACTGTGAACGCAGGCGGCGACTTGTTTACCAGCCGCAGTTCGGAAAAGGGGCCGGTGCCGGTTCCTTCCGGAGTCAATCCTGAGCAGCGATATGGCGACGTCTTCCTCTCCATGCCCGCGTACGAATTGGATCTCTGGGGCCGGATACGCCGCGCCAACGAGGCCGCGCGCGCGCGCCTGCTCCAATCCGAGGAAGCGCAGCACATCGTCCGCCAGACGCTCGTTTCTGACGTCGCCACCACGTACCTGCAATTGCTCGAACTCGATATGGAGTTGCAAATCGGCTACGCCAGTTACACCAACAGAACCAACTCGCTCGTCCTGACGCAGTCACGCCAGGAAGGCGGCGTCTCTTCTTTGCAGGACGTGTACCAGGCAAAGGTGCTCGTCTACACCGCCCAGGCATCCATCGCCACGACGTCGCGCCTCATCGAACAAACGGAAAATGCGATGAATATCCTGCTGGGCCGCAATCCCGGCACTATTCATCGCAGCGCTTCGCTCAACGATTACAAACTGCGCGCCAGCGTGCCGCCGGGGTTGCCTTCATCATTGCTCGAACGGCGGCCCGACATTCGCGCCGCCGAACAGGACTTGATCGCCGCCAACGCCGACATCGGCCAGGCGAAGGCTGCGTTCTTTCCGCGAGTCACCCTCACCGGCGCTTTCGGCTACCAAACCGTGGCGCTTTCCGATCTGTTCACCGCTCCTGCGAGAACGTGGCAATTCGGTCCATCGGTGTCCTTTCCCCTGTTCACCGGCGGACGCCTGCGCGGAAATCTGAATTTGGCCAGGGCCACCTTTGAGGAATCGCTGGCGCGTTATCAGCAAACCGTCCAAAACGCCTTTCGCGAAGTCTCCGATGCGCTTATCGCCTACCAACGCAACCAGGAATTCTATGCGAGGCAGAAGGACCTGACACAGGCGGATCGCGATGCCGCGCAACTGGCGGCTGTCCGGTACGAGGGCGGTGTGACGAGTTATCTCGAAGTGCTCTACAATGAACAACAACTTTTCGATGCCGAGCTTCAACTCGCCCAGGCGCGCCGGGATGAACTGCTGAGCGTCGTCGAGCTTTACCGCGCTCTGGGTGGCGGCTGGGAAACCCCCGTCGCAGCCCGCGCCGCTGAATTCTCAAATACCGCGGTGGGAATGAAATGAAGACGGAACGCCGCATTTCCCTTGCGCTGGCGATGTTGATGTTTATCGCTTTCGGCTGCGCCTCGGCAAATGTCAATCCGCCCCGGGCACCCGCGGATACCGGCTACGTTGACCTCTACTCAACGACAGATGCCGGCCTGTGCTGGGACGTGCGGGAGGGCGGAACTTCAGGCACTCATTTTCGAACAGTGTTCTCCGACGTGAAGCCGG
The nucleotide sequence above comes from Candidatus Angelobacter sp.. Encoded proteins:
- a CDS encoding efflux transporter outer membrane subunit, translated to MQKEECRKILPLRGLGILMILLAGCKVGPNYQRPAVDSPQVFRRAASDATLSHGTNSFADLGWWDVYDDHQLKIYIREALTNNWDVKIAAARVLEAEASAQITRSQFFPTVNAGGDLFTSRSSEKGPVPVPSGVNPEQRYGDVFLSMPAYELDLWGRIRRANEAARARLLQSEEAQHIVRQTLVSDVATTYLQLLELDMELQIGYASYTNRTNSLVLTQSRQEGGVSSLQDVYQAKVLVYTAQASIATTSRLIEQTENAMNILLGRNPGTIHRSASLNDYKLRASVPPGLPSSLLERRPDIRAAEQDLIAANADIGQAKAAFFPRVTLTGAFGYQTVALSDLFTAPARTWQFGPSVSFPLFTGGRLRGNLNLARATFEESLARYQQTVQNAFREVSDALIAYQRNQEFYARQKDLTQADRDAAQLAAVRYEGGVTSYLEVLYNEQQLFDAELQLAQARRDELLSVVELYRALGGGWETPVAARAAEFSNTAVGMK